One genomic region from Fictibacillus marinisediminis encodes:
- a CDS encoding MMPL family transporter — MRAVLKGKWIIAAVWLALVIVLALLAPNMADLVREKGQINVPDGYSSSYAQKMLNDLDKKEKSADESQVALVFHSSKKLTESEKNEVKSAVAKLEQDKNDLGISEVLSHFKEKELKDQLASKDGKTILSLVTVKIGDKEPADISKSLYSELKDVKVPHYYTSSWMIDEDVVASSQEGLKKTEYITVVFILAVLFVVFRSFIAPLVPLVTVGISYVAAQSIVAFLVDKWNFPLSTFTQIFLVAVLFGIGTDYCILLLSRFKEEMGRNESLLDAIITTYKTAGRTVFFSGLAVMIGFAAIGFSTFKLYQSAAAVAIGVAVLLLALLTLVPFFMAVLGTKLFWPSKAAMEHKQSRIWGAAGSFSFKRPLVTLLIVAAIVTPFLATYDGDLSFNSLDEIGDKYNSVKAFNVISDSFGPGESLPAKIVVKNDEPMDRSEYLATIEKISREVEQIKGVDRVRSATRPVGEELKDLQVAHQADSLDNGLEKGNKGLKKISGGLAEASTQLSNSQPKMKQTTDGIGELVTGTNKLKTGIGDLSGALSQIEKGMRDGSKGAGDLKEGVQQAKSSADLLYQSNQKLLSGYKEMESGLGQLQGGYAKTAQQLSTTSKSLAQLKGNFTHLEKKYASTVKSKDINSDSDYQAIKGTFTQLQGGLGQLAAGLDKLNGNLNRVKTNMGKANDGLSKVVGGQKQLADGLSSISAGLGQLETGINKAADGQQQVIGKLPEVQGGLAKIAGGQEQLKSGFSQMDRQLSELSDGLGQSAAGIKKVSGGIDSANDYLHSLSSSPDPEMAGWFLPEDVLNNKDFQQVFDNYMPGDRKLTTLDVIFKENPYSQQALGQVDEIKQAVKRATAGTNLENAQVGISGVTSIYSDLNDISASDYSRTVVLMLVGIAIILIIMLRSFIMPLYIIASLVLTYYTAMAFTETIFVNVLGYSGINWAVPFFAFVILVALGVDYSIFLMDRFNEYKSLSVKEAMLSSMKNMGTVIISAVVILGGTFAAMYPSGVLSLLQIATIILSGLLLYAFVILPLFVPVMVRTFGKANWWPFMDSKKE; from the coding sequence ATGAGAGCGGTGTTAAAAGGAAAGTGGATCATTGCAGCAGTCTGGCTAGCACTTGTCATTGTGCTGGCGCTGCTCGCACCTAATATGGCAGACCTGGTGAGGGAAAAGGGGCAGATTAATGTTCCAGATGGATATTCGTCGAGCTATGCCCAAAAAATGCTGAATGATTTGGATAAAAAAGAAAAGTCGGCAGATGAATCGCAGGTTGCCCTTGTGTTTCACAGCAGTAAAAAACTGACTGAAAGCGAAAAAAACGAGGTCAAAAGCGCTGTAGCGAAACTGGAACAGGATAAGAACGACCTTGGGATCAGCGAAGTGCTATCACATTTCAAGGAAAAAGAGCTGAAAGACCAGCTTGCGTCAAAGGACGGAAAGACCATCCTTTCCTTAGTCACGGTAAAAATAGGCGACAAGGAGCCGGCTGACATTTCAAAATCACTCTACAGTGAATTAAAAGACGTAAAAGTACCGCATTATTACACAAGCAGCTGGATGATTGACGAGGATGTGGTCGCAAGTTCTCAGGAAGGGCTCAAAAAAACCGAATACATAACGGTTGTCTTCATTCTTGCCGTTCTGTTCGTTGTTTTCCGCTCGTTTATTGCACCGCTTGTCCCGCTTGTTACCGTTGGGATCAGCTATGTTGCGGCACAATCGATCGTAGCCTTTTTAGTGGATAAATGGAACTTCCCGCTGTCCACGTTTACCCAGATCTTTCTTGTCGCGGTCCTATTCGGAATCGGAACAGATTATTGCATCCTGCTTCTCAGCCGCTTTAAAGAAGAGATGGGCCGGAATGAGAGTCTACTGGATGCGATTATCACCACTTACAAGACGGCGGGAAGAACCGTATTTTTCAGCGGCCTTGCCGTGATGATCGGCTTTGCGGCCATCGGTTTCTCAACCTTTAAACTCTATCAGTCTGCTGCAGCTGTTGCAATTGGAGTCGCGGTGCTGCTGCTGGCATTATTAACGCTCGTTCCGTTTTTCATGGCGGTGCTCGGCACCAAGCTGTTCTGGCCATCAAAAGCGGCAATGGAGCATAAACAAAGCAGGATTTGGGGAGCTGCAGGGTCGTTCTCCTTTAAACGCCCGCTCGTTACGCTTCTTATCGTAGCCGCCATCGTCACTCCTTTTCTTGCAACTTATGATGGAGATTTGTCCTTTAACTCTTTGGATGAGATTGGCGATAAATATAACTCGGTAAAAGCGTTTAATGTTATCTCTGACAGCTTTGGTCCAGGAGAATCCCTTCCTGCCAAAATTGTCGTAAAAAATGATGAGCCAATGGACCGCTCGGAGTATTTGGCAACCATTGAGAAAATCAGCCGTGAAGTCGAACAGATCAAAGGTGTGGACCGGGTGCGCAGTGCCACACGGCCGGTAGGCGAGGAGCTGAAAGATCTCCAGGTCGCTCATCAGGCAGATTCTCTGGATAATGGATTAGAAAAAGGCAACAAGGGATTGAAAAAAATCAGCGGAGGATTGGCTGAAGCAAGCACGCAGCTTAGCAATTCCCAGCCCAAGATGAAGCAGACGACAGACGGAATCGGTGAGCTGGTGACTGGCACCAACAAACTTAAAACAGGAATCGGTGACCTGTCCGGCGCGCTTTCCCAGATCGAAAAAGGTATGCGTGACGGCTCCAAAGGCGCAGGGGACCTGAAAGAGGGCGTGCAGCAGGCGAAGTCGAGTGCAGACCTGCTATACCAAAGTAATCAGAAGCTTCTTTCCGGCTATAAAGAAATGGAAAGCGGTCTGGGACAGCTGCAAGGCGGCTATGCCAAAACAGCACAGCAGCTGAGTACCACCTCAAAAAGTCTTGCGCAACTAAAGGGAAACTTCACTCATTTAGAAAAAAAATACGCGAGTACAGTTAAAAGCAAAGACATTAACAGCGATTCTGATTACCAGGCCATCAAAGGCACGTTTACTCAGCTTCAAGGCGGCCTAGGCCAGCTGGCAGCTGGTTTGGATAAATTGAATGGAAACCTGAATAGAGTAAAAACCAACATGGGAAAAGCCAATGACGGCTTGAGTAAAGTAGTCGGCGGCCAAAAACAGCTGGCTGACGGACTCAGCTCGATTTCAGCGGGGCTTGGCCAGTTAGAAACAGGAATCAATAAGGCTGCAGACGGACAGCAGCAAGTTATCGGAAAGCTGCCAGAAGTACAGGGCGGTTTAGCTAAAATCGCCGGTGGACAGGAGCAGCTGAAGAGCGGTTTTTCACAGATGGACCGCCAGCTTTCAGAGCTCTCTGACGGGCTTGGGCAAAGCGCGGCAGGCATTAAAAAGGTTTCAGGCGGAATCGATTCTGCCAACGATTACCTTCACTCTCTGTCTTCATCACCTGACCCGGAGATGGCGGGCTGGTTCCTGCCTGAAGATGTACTGAACAACAAGGATTTTCAGCAGGTGTTCGATAACTATATGCCGGGTGACCGCAAACTGACAACGCTTGATGTCATCTTTAAAGAAAACCCTTATTCACAGCAAGCACTCGGACAGGTGGATGAAATCAAGCAAGCGGTTAAGCGTGCAACAGCCGGTACCAACCTTGAGAATGCACAGGTTGGGATCAGCGGAGTAACAAGCATCTACTCTGATCTGAACGATATCTCGGCTTCTGATTATTCGAGAACGGTTGTTTTAATGTTAGTAGGGATTGCGATTATTCTCATCATCATGCTGCGATCCTTTATTATGCCGCTTTATATTATCGCTTCCCTGGTCTTAACGTATTATACAGCGATGGCTTTTACAGAAACCATTTTTGTCAATGTACTGGGTTATTCCGGCATCAACTGGGCGGTACCGTTTTTTGCCTTTGTTATCTTGGTGGCGCTTGGAGTAGATTACAGTATCTTCCTTATGGACCGGTTTAACGAATACAAGTCACTGTCCGTAAAAGAGGCGATGCTTTCTTCCATGAAGAATATGGGGACCGTCATTATCTCAGCGGTTGTCATTCTCGGAGGCACATTTGCGGCGATGTATCCTTCAGGGGTTCTGTCGCTGCTGCAAATCGCCACAATTATTTTAAGTGGTCTCTTGCTCTATGCGTTTGTCATTTTACCGCTGTTTGTTCCGGTTATGGTGAGAACGTTCGGAAAAGCAAACTGGTGGCCATTTATGGATTCAAAAAAAGAATAA
- a CDS encoding YjcZ family sporulation protein → MSGIRNKRQGFGYGYGYGGGSGGYGYPGAVGGFGGGYGGYGYPGAVGGFGGGGGYGYGYGYPGFGGCGYGGGGFAIVVVLFILLIIIGCSIGFGGHHDGFISGCSKGCC, encoded by the coding sequence TTGTCTGGAATTAGAAATAAGCGTCAAGGATTTGGTTATGGATACGGCTACGGCGGCGGTTCTGGTGGCTACGGTTACCCAGGCGCAGTTGGTGGATTCGGAGGCGGTTATGGTGGCTACGGTTACCCAGGCGCAGTTGGTGGATTCGGTGGCGGTGGCGGTTACGGCTATGGATACGGTTATCCTGGGTTCGGTGGCTGCGGGTATGGCGGTGGCGGATTTGCTATCGTTGTCGTCCTGTTCATCCTATTAATTATCATCGGCTGCTCAATTGGCTTTGGCGGTCATCATGATGGCTTCATCAGCGGCTGCAGTAAAGGCTGCTGCTAA
- a CDS encoding aminoglycoside phosphotransferase family protein: MLEKVNQILRHSGLPALKDSSDYYFLGEGAWHAAYRAVLSEGDYVIRIPKPVAYDRSIEFHEESLLAEYEGAKWYYRTANRAVKGICPEFYHYHVSPELTYTIESYMGETLNLSAATKQQMYDYGFQLGSFYKKMDSLPLERQGFGYLKWNGTEASGELEEDPIQYLIHEKAEYQQELDNLLRSDLPFCKNLVKQKAEELLNLRQIEKYGITLSNQDTSPENLIINDQLPKLIDPVPIIYSGVSLAANHIHNYEVTFPLYWNAPRYKRHEFHLYKDQLLANSQGFREGYADQSEEMGLALGIERMLKLLSMAHDHYQKIVSPALSQEQQIRMGSLSEVKERLMLLLGLLENYEVRDKGGVR; the protein is encoded by the coding sequence ATGCTTGAAAAGGTCAATCAAATTCTGCGGCATAGCGGCCTTCCTGCGTTAAAAGATTCTTCGGATTATTACTTTCTTGGTGAGGGTGCCTGGCACGCCGCTTATCGTGCCGTTCTTTCTGAAGGGGATTATGTCATACGGATTCCTAAGCCTGTCGCCTATGATCGAAGTATTGAATTTCATGAAGAGAGCTTACTGGCTGAATATGAGGGAGCAAAGTGGTATTACAGAACAGCCAACAGGGCAGTAAAGGGAATCTGCCCGGAATTCTACCATTATCATGTATCCCCGGAACTGACTTACACGATTGAAAGTTACATGGGAGAAACTCTTAACCTTTCAGCAGCAACAAAACAGCAGATGTATGACTATGGGTTTCAGTTAGGCTCATTTTATAAAAAGATGGACAGCCTTCCTTTAGAGCGCCAGGGCTTTGGGTATTTAAAATGGAATGGAACAGAAGCGTCGGGTGAACTGGAGGAAGACCCTATTCAATATCTGATTCATGAAAAGGCGGAATATCAGCAGGAGCTTGATAATCTGTTGAGATCTGATCTTCCTTTTTGCAAGAATCTCGTAAAACAAAAAGCAGAAGAACTTCTGAACCTCAGACAAATCGAAAAATATGGAATTACGCTCTCCAATCAGGATACATCGCCGGAGAACCTCATTATAAACGATCAGCTTCCAAAGCTGATCGATCCGGTACCGATCATCTACAGTGGGGTCAGCCTTGCTGCTAATCATATACATAACTACGAAGTTACTTTTCCTCTTTATTGGAATGCACCAAGGTACAAGAGACACGAGTTTCATTTATATAAAGATCAGCTGTTGGCAAACAGCCAGGGATTTAGAGAGGGATACGCGGATCAATCCGAAGAGATGGGGTTGGCCTTGGGAATTGAGCGGATGCTAAAGCTGTTGTCAATGGCTCACGATCATTATCAAAAGATTGTTAGCCCTGCATTGAGCCAAGAACAGCAAATTCGGATGGGGAGCCTGAGTGAGGTGAAAGAACGGCTTATGCTGCTCCTTGGCTTGCTCGAAAACTATGAAGTAAGAGATAAAGGAGGCGTACGATGA
- a CDS encoding DinB family protein: protein MSLLKSFAEQIEWLEELRTVKEELWLEPISSGKWSIGEVVSHFKVWDLFVIHQRLPYFLEHQTFPENEIDAEKINQDAALYAKSDISKSQLLQETIETRASLVQQLHTIPEEWWIQPFAYKTKTLTLASYIQGLSEHDKHHQDQISLYLQKSANHAGNGLP from the coding sequence ATGAGTCTTTTGAAGTCATTTGCTGAACAAATAGAATGGCTGGAGGAATTAAGGACGGTGAAAGAGGAATTGTGGCTTGAGCCTATTTCAAGCGGGAAATGGTCAATAGGTGAAGTTGTTTCTCATTTTAAAGTATGGGACTTATTCGTGATCCACCAACGTCTTCCTTATTTTTTAGAACATCAAACTTTCCCGGAGAATGAGATCGATGCGGAGAAGATCAATCAGGACGCCGCTCTTTATGCCAAGTCGGATATTTCCAAATCTCAATTGCTTCAGGAAACGATTGAAACAAGGGCCAGTCTGGTTCAGCAGCTGCATACGATTCCAGAAGAATGGTGGATTCAGCCTTTTGCCTATAAAACAAAGACATTGACGCTCGCTTCCTATATTCAAGGATTGTCAGAGCATGACAAGCACCATCAGGATCAGATCAGCCTCTATCTGCAAAAGTCAGCCAATCATGCAGGGAATGGATTGCCATGA
- a CDS encoding DUF962 domain-containing protein encodes MQPGIPQDNKLKTFDEFWVFYLTQHSKKSTRAWHFLGTSLVFIFLALGASVNAWFLLAAPVTAYGLAWYSHFFIEGNKPATFGHPLWSLRADFKMFFFTLTGRLEQELKRLSL; translated from the coding sequence ATGCAACCAGGTATTCCACAGGATAACAAACTAAAAACATTTGATGAATTTTGGGTATTCTATTTAACTCAGCATTCCAAGAAAAGCACAAGGGCCTGGCATTTTCTTGGAACCTCCCTTGTATTTATCTTCTTGGCACTTGGTGCTTCGGTCAATGCCTGGTTTTTACTGGCGGCTCCCGTTACAGCCTATGGGCTTGCGTGGTATAGTCATTTCTTTATCGAAGGCAACAAGCCGGCTACATTCGGGCATCCCCTTTGGTCATTACGCGCAGACTTTAAGATGTTTTTCTTTACCCTGACAGGAAGGCTCGAGCAAGAATTGAAAAGGTTGTCCCTTTAG
- a CDS encoding general stress protein: MDQKKVIGVFSTEEEAVSAINSLRERGYDEGDISVIAQDKEERRHIEDETGTKAGEGAAAGAATGGVLGGVGGLLAGIGALAIPGIGPIVAAGPIAATLGGAAIGAGAGGLVGALVGMGIPEEEAEEYRNYVENGKILVLVDADAERREHVYDTFRNNNTLNSRYYERNLPGGDSGRIY; encoded by the coding sequence ATGGATCAAAAAAAAGTCATTGGTGTTTTTTCGACAGAAGAAGAAGCCGTATCAGCGATTAATTCTTTACGGGAAAGAGGCTATGATGAAGGGGACATCTCAGTAATCGCCCAGGATAAAGAAGAACGGAGACACATTGAAGACGAAACAGGAACAAAAGCTGGTGAAGGAGCAGCAGCGGGTGCTGCGACCGGCGGTGTGCTAGGCGGTGTAGGAGGCTTGCTCGCAGGTATTGGCGCACTTGCTATTCCCGGGATTGGTCCGATTGTTGCTGCCGGTCCGATCGCAGCTACCCTAGGCGGAGCAGCCATCGGTGCAGGTGCAGGTGGACTTGTGGGTGCATTGGTTGGTATGGGTATTCCTGAAGAGGAAGCAGAAGAATACCGGAACTACGTAGAAAATGGGAAAATTTTAGTTTTGGTGGATGCTGATGCAGAACGCAGGGAACACGTGTATGACACATTCCGGAACAACAATACGCTGAACTCCCGCTATTATGAAAGAAACTTGCCCGGAGGAGACAGCGGTAGAATCTATTAA
- a CDS encoding GNAT family N-acetyltransferase, which produces MVSIKRLNTLSFQEAADLFNEGFKHYFTDITLTVDSLIKKLANEDLSPEKSVVAFDQEKPVGFVINGFRTVNGQKISWNGGTGIIPEYRGKGIGKEMITACMDIYEEEGAELLLLEAISENTRAIKLYESMGYSIFDELTFLVNNEPLSEGAFYFEGDYDLIHGIPQDVRDIEFYQHMTAWQTQYQSLKDSESLIVKCGQETVGYAVFKRTKNAEGKIEGIALYQCEAKPGYEKAHDVIQFMLRSVYSPAEPACRRMTVNFSKSNKLVCDALSKEGFTVMIEQVHMSKAVRTPSSSETETKAVQS; this is translated from the coding sequence ATGGTTTCCATTAAAAGGTTGAACACACTCAGTTTTCAAGAGGCTGCTGATTTATTTAATGAAGGTTTCAAACATTATTTTACAGATATCACGTTAACTGTCGATTCGCTGATTAAAAAACTGGCCAATGAAGATCTCTCACCTGAAAAATCAGTGGTCGCCTTTGATCAGGAAAAACCGGTTGGCTTTGTCATCAACGGATTCAGAACTGTCAATGGCCAAAAGATTTCCTGGAATGGCGGAACGGGTATCATACCTGAATACCGGGGCAAGGGTATAGGCAAAGAGATGATAACCGCTTGTATGGATATTTATGAAGAAGAAGGAGCAGAACTGCTGCTTCTTGAAGCAATTTCTGAAAATACAAGAGCCATCAAGTTGTATGAGAGCATGGGTTACAGCATATTTGATGAACTTACTTTCCTCGTAAATAATGAGCCTCTCTCTGAGGGCGCCTTTTACTTTGAAGGTGATTATGACTTGATTCATGGAATCCCGCAGGATGTAAGGGATATTGAATTTTATCAGCATATGACAGCATGGCAGACACAGTATCAGAGCCTTAAAGACAGTGAATCGCTCATTGTAAAATGTGGCCAGGAAACGGTTGGCTATGCTGTATTCAAACGGACGAAAAATGCGGAAGGAAAAATTGAGGGCATCGCACTTTATCAGTGTGAAGCAAAACCAGGATATGAGAAAGCGCATGATGTTATTCAATTTATGCTTCGTTCCGTTTATAGTCCTGCAGAACCAGCCTGCCGCCGTATGACCGTAAACTTTTCAAAGAGCAATAAGCTGGTTTGTGATGCCCTTTCTAAAGAAGGTTTTACAGTGATGATCGAGCAGGTCCATATGTCCAAAGCGGTACGTACACCGTCGAGCAGCGAAACAGAAACAAAAGCTGTACAATCATAA
- a CDS encoding TetR/AcrR family transcriptional regulator: MPKVSEEYKEEKKNRILESALRCFGEKGYEATIIDDIVRESNLSKGAIYNYFNSKEEIYLQLLQGRTKDFFSEVESEYHKRSSATDKLRFLFERFQNQPLTDERRKSMRLYTEFWLYSARQEDLKKLMEERYLRFTGFLKDIIKEGQETGEFNEQVDSGFISQIFWALRDGNVLHYSLLGEEEQYKKTWEMIEEFFIGCLTTPKNRE, from the coding sequence ATGCCAAAGGTTTCAGAAGAATACAAAGAAGAGAAGAAGAACAGGATTCTGGAGAGTGCCCTCCGCTGTTTTGGCGAAAAAGGGTACGAAGCGACGATTATTGATGATATTGTGAGAGAATCCAATTTGAGCAAGGGCGCCATCTACAATTACTTTAACAGTAAGGAAGAAATTTATCTTCAGCTCCTTCAGGGGCGAACGAAGGATTTCTTCTCAGAGGTAGAGAGTGAATATCATAAGCGATCAAGTGCAACAGATAAACTGCGTTTTTTATTTGAAAGGTTCCAGAATCAGCCGTTGACTGATGAACGCAGGAAATCCATGAGGTTATATACGGAATTCTGGCTGTACAGCGCCCGTCAGGAAGATCTAAAGAAACTGATGGAAGAAAGGTACCTGCGATTTACAGGGTTTCTAAAAGACATTATTAAAGAAGGACAAGAGACTGGAGAGTTCAACGAACAGGTCGATTCTGGATTTATTTCTCAAATTTTTTGGGCGCTCAGGGACGGCAACGTTCTTCATTACTCTCTGCTTGGAGAAGAAGAACAGTATAAAAAAACGTGGGAAATGATTGAGGAGTTTTTTATTGGCTGCTTAACCACACCAAAGAATCGGGAGTAG
- the sigX gene encoding RNA polymerase sigma factor SigX: MKDSFDRLYEEYHHSLFQFVFYMVRNREAAEDIVQEVYIKVLKAYETFEGKSSEKTWLYSIARHVTIDWIRKQNRRKKKLLFFTLSENENQLADLQPLPDEFVTQKESVKELYHALKKCTIQQQQVLILRYIQSLSIAETAAVLGWTESKVKTTQHRAIKGLKGLLDQTSGLEEERKDGIV, from the coding sequence GTGAAAGACTCGTTTGACCGGCTATATGAGGAATACCATCATTCCTTGTTTCAGTTTGTTTTCTATATGGTCAGAAACAGGGAGGCGGCAGAAGATATTGTACAGGAAGTGTATATAAAAGTTCTCAAAGCCTATGAAACATTTGAAGGTAAAAGCTCTGAAAAGACATGGCTTTATTCAATAGCAAGGCATGTCACCATTGACTGGATCCGCAAGCAGAACCGCCGGAAGAAGAAACTCCTGTTTTTTACTTTATCGGAGAACGAGAACCAGCTTGCTGATCTCCAGCCCCTGCCGGATGAATTTGTCACCCAGAAGGAATCGGTCAAAGAGTTATATCACGCGTTAAAAAAATGTACGATACAGCAGCAGCAAGTGCTAATCCTCCGCTATATCCAATCGCTCTCCATCGCGGAAACTGCTGCAGTGCTCGGTTGGACAGAAAGCAAAGTGAAAACAACACAACACCGGGCGATCAAGGGACTAAAAGGTCTTTTGGATCAGACGTCAGGCTTGGAGGAGGAACGGAAAGATGGAATCGTCTAA